In Vitis riparia cultivar Riparia Gloire de Montpellier isolate 1030 chromosome 19, EGFV_Vit.rip_1.0, whole genome shotgun sequence, the following proteins share a genomic window:
- the LOC117908929 gene encoding probable ubiquitin-conjugating enzyme E2 26: MDPEVVEIKLPALISQSSDSKKLKQKEVNHHEIIDIDIDEDSSDLMIIDEKVDRNKGKAIKNVSDGYFNYQAKDAVTNNHASPTTAVNLESLDGFPSSKSFAPGLHSSINIDGFVSDLSYDDDDNTDIYSDDFMDDDEYAILQAHFDNVDIPPGVEAPIPWLPVSARSKKKSSSTANISSYVNKQTQPIDLSLNQWFPEPAQFKAGPTSVNGTSSQIQVDAVSQLPKLESSSSWLYPEAGQIKKKPNPFAASTYSSSQTQMGTANHSTGLEQSTALQFLGPTQRKKMPTSANGSHNSETQLDNLDAVNFLPEWTTWGSHSPVGVGMKKPASKSSSSHSSFHAQTGSLKMLPGAEQFPYWWPSPPISSISNKEPSFMGDPAFFNFYDPFDPAHIVPEEDADYSLVLDHAGSPKNANATAAGSSAISSETIPNRGKGRNKDDILNKFLLFKQFDTVQDHSDHHYSCNGSSHTQPSKNWAKKIQEEWKILEKDLPDTISVRVYETRIDLLRAVIVGAEGTPYHDGLFFFDVFFPVDYPNAPPLVHYRSGGLRLNPNLYDNGKVCLSLLNTWSGDQNEKWIPGLSTMLQVLVSIQGLILNAKPFFNEPGFACMSGSASGEKRSLQYNENTFILSLKTMLYSMKKPPRHFEDFVLGHFCKHAHDILVACKAYMDGAQVGCLVKGGVQDVDEGDKSCSKRFKDNLAVFNNLLVKTFTNIGATGCEKFLTKEPEKPPPPERLNRRAGKSLKGVIIAS, from the exons ATGGACCCGGAGGTGGTCGAAATTAAGCTTCCGGCTTTGATTTCTCAGTCATCTGACTCTAAGAAGCTCAAGCAGAAAGAG GTTAATCACCATGAAATAATTGATATCGACATTGATGAAGATTCTTCTGATCTTATGATCATTGATGAGAAAGTTGATAGAAATAAAGGCAAGgcaataaaaaatgtttctgaTGGTTATTTCAACTACCAAGCCAAG gatgcGGTCACAAATAATCATGCCAGTCCTACTACTGCAGTAAACCTTGAATCATTAGATGGATTTCCATCTTCCAAGAGCTTTGCCCCAGGATTACATAGTTCCATCAATATAGATGGTTTTGTGTCTGATTTAtcttatgatgatgatgataatactGATATTTATTCTGATGATTTTATGGATGATGATGAGTATGCAATATTGCAAGCCCATTTTGATAACGTGGATATTCCTCCTGGCGTAGAGGCACCTATTCCCTGGCTGCCAGTTTCTGCCCGAAGTAAGAAGAAGTCATCATCTACTGCAAATATTTCATCCTATGTAAATAAGCAAACCCAACCAATTGATCTGTCTCTAAATCAGTGGTTTCCTGAACCTGCCCAGTTTAAAGCAGGACCAACTTCAGTTAATGGTACAAGCTCACAAATCCAAGTAGATGCTGTGAGTCAGCTACCTAAGTTGGAATCGTCTTCATCCTGGTTATATCCAGAAGCTGGCCAAATTAAAAAGAAGCCAAATCCTTTTGCTGCCTCAACTTATTCAAGTTCACAAACCCAAATGGGTACTGCAAATCATTCTACTGGGTTAGAACAGTCTACAGCTTTGCAGTTTTTGGGACCTACACAAAGAAAAAAGATGCCAACTTCTGCAAATGGTTCTCATAATTCTGAAACTCAGTTGGATAACTTGGATGCAGTGAATTTCCTTCCTGAATGGACAACATGGGGATCTCATTCTCCTGTTGGTGTCGGTATGAAGAAACCAGCTAGTAAGAGTAGTTCAAGTCATTCTAGTTTCCATGCACAGACGGGCTCTCTGAAAATGCTTCCTGGAGCGGAGCAATTTCCATATTGGTGGCCATCTCCTCCCATCTCTTCCATATCGAACAAGGAGCCATCTTTTATGGGCGACCCagcttttttcaatttttatgatccATTTGATCCTGCACATATCGTTCCTGAGGAAGACGCAGATTATTCTTTGGTTCTGGATCATGCAGGAAGTCCAAAGAATGCAAATGCAACTGCTGCAGGAAGTTCAGCAATCTCTTCTGAAACAATCCCAAACAGGGGAAAGGGCAGGAACAAGGATGATATTCTCAATAAGTTTCTACTTTTCAAACAATTTGACACTGTCCAAGATCATTCGGACCATCATTATTCTTGCAATGGTTCTTCACATACACAG CCATCAAAGAATTGGGCAAAGAAAATTCAGGAGGAGTGGAAGATCCTGGAGAAAGATTTGCCAG ATACAATATCTGTGAGGGTTTATGAAACACGAATAGATCTTTTGAGGGCAGTGATTGTCGGAGCAGAGGGCACTCCCTACCATGATGGTCTCTTcttctttgatgttttctttCCTGTTGACTATCCTAATGCGCCACCG CTTGTCCATTACCGTTCTGGTGGCCTTCGACTCAACCCAAATCTGTATGATAATGGGAAAGTATGCCTGAGCCTTCTAAATACTTGGTCTGGTGACCAGAATGAGAAGTGGATTCCTGGTTTATCGACCATGCTGCAGGTTCTGGTCTCAATACAAGGGTTGATTTTGAATGCAAAGCCCTTTTTCAATGAGCCTGGTTTTGCATGTATGAGTGGTTCTGCCAGTGGTGAGAAGCGGTCCCTGCAATACAATGAGAACACATTTATCCTATCATTGAAGACAATGTTATATTCGATGAAGAAGCCACCAAGG CATTTTGAGGACTTCGTTTTGGGGCATTTCTGCAAGCATGCTCACGACATCTTAGTGGCATGCAAAGCCTATATGGATGGTGCCCAAGTGGGTTGTCTCGTCAAAGGTGGGGTTCAAGATGTCGATGAGGGTGACAAGAGCTGCTCCAAGAGGTTCAAGGACAATCTGGCTGTGTTCAACAACTTGCTTGTGAAAACCTTCACAAATATTGGAGCTACTGGCTGTGAAAAATTCCTAACCAAGGAACCTGAGAAACCCCCTCCTCCAGAAAGATTAAACAGACGAGCGGGCAAGTCACTTAAGGGAGTAATTATCGCCTCTTGA
- the LOC117909070 gene encoding uncharacterized protein LOC117909070: protein MADIQTVIGKWLPDRQMPSMKSLSTSLVLLVERVRSIYDRGSDIHILMLIDSSSSSSSASSSQFKKFTTMVLVSYSTTSSQRWFPLAWLHAFSLLFATSVSYSPVEVSYSYHCDSIVPESTPTSPEFTSSLLPRSQTGYSIGPDTTVNRNLSRYFSRYSYPVSFYTRNIYKTKTEGVFKVEGRLRLFLPWSLKYSQLSYPHLQGFWSESSGKLCMVGSGSSRSREGNWVPLYAVLKLINIKNSSTITHSVSGTLESLSSVNDFDYFEPITILLFPQMNYKYTLVPEENDTGSTGRHNVPERSSPDTGLITGICSMLRRGYPFELEYAHHCNSSHICTPFGGDIEYLPHIISTEAIQCSEYERRSLVLVKFQSDEHYQPFHPNMTLVGEGWWDAKKSRLSVVACRLSNLKNSLANAQVGDCSVRLSLRFNTIWSIRNMSMMLGQIWSNKTVNESGYFERIAFQSTQNVMLEVRGFKYEYTETDRARSLCQKKKPAGNKGVAYPNGYSSDMQFHMSVKNSKGVMAWGFSAPFVVDYRLYKPYQYAIPLSINSKSSVPVSRSVPANRVVEANTSNSIPMNISYKISFTLEPGVEFEGFVSSLNSSSLMHTQVEISAEGIYNARTGGLCMVGCRKLSLMTRLSTNDSMDCEILVNFQFPPLNSKKGCIKGTIKSRREKSDPLYFEHLDLSSTSYTVVEAKQSIWRMDLEIFMVLISNTLSCVFLGLQLFYVKNQPDVLPSISLLMLVILTLGYMVPLVLNFEALFLQNHARQNVLLESGGWLKVNEVIVRVVTMVVFLLQFRLLQLTWSAKCGAENQKGLWVAEKNALYVSLPSYILGCLISLSLNRTKTEYVAVKGLKSSSSLISYQQHSHWQDLRSYAGLTLDGFLFPQIILNTFISSRDEPLSRWFYMGTTLVRLLPHAYDLYRAHNYVSGFNGSFLYANPGADFYSTSWDVIIPCVALLFAAIIFLQQRFGGRCILPRRFKDLEAYEKVPVASSE from the exons ATGGCTGACATTCAAACTGTGATTGGGAAATGGCTACCAGACAGACAGATGCCTTCAATGAAATCTCTG TCAACTTCGCTGGTTTTACTGGTGGAGAGAGTGAGGAGCATATATGACAGAGGCTCAGATATTCACATATTGATGCTTattgattcttcttcttcttcttcttctgcttcttcttctcaGTTCAAGAAATTCACCACTATGGTTTTGGTTTCTTATTCAACCACCTCTTCACAGAGGTGGTTTCCACTAGCGTGGCTTCATGCTTTCTCACTTCTATTTGCAACCTCAGTTTCATACTCTCCAGTTGAAGTCTCTTACAGTTATCACTGTGATTCCATTGTCCCTGAGTCCACCCCAACTTCACCGGAATTTACCTCCTCCCTACTTCCACGATCACAAACTGGTTACTCTATTGGTCCTGATACAACTGTAAACCGAAATTTGTCTCGCTACTTCTCACGTTACTCATATCCAGTATCATTTTACACACGAAATATCTATAAAACCAAAACTGAAGGGGTGTTCAAGGTGGAGGGCCGATTGCGCCTCTTTTTACCATGGAGTCTGAAGTATAGTCAGTTATCCTATCCTCATTTACAAGGGTTCTGGTCAGAGTCTTCTGGGAAGCTTTGCATGGTGGGATCTGGATCTTCTCGTTCAAGAGAAGGTAATTGGGTTCCTCTTTATGCTGTTCTTAagctcattaatataaaaaattcaagtacTATTACACATTCAGTTAGTGGTACACTTGAGAGCTTGAGTTCTGTTAATGATTTCGATTATTTTGAACCAATTACAATACTGTTGTTCCCTCAAATGAATTACAAGTATACTTTGGTTCCGGAAGAAAATGATACTGGTTCCACTGGTCGGCATAATGTTCCAGAGAGATCATCACCTGATACAGGGTTGATCACAGGTATCTGTTCGATGCTCAGACGAGGTTATCCATTTGAATTGGAGTATGCTCATCACTGCAATTCTTCGCATATTTGCACTCCTTTTGGTGGGGATATTGAATATTTGCCTCACATCATTTCCACAGAAGCAATTCAGTGTTCAGAGTATGAGCGAAGGTCGCTAGTTCTGGTAAAATTTCAATCTGATGAGCATTACCAACCTTTTCATCCCAACATGACGTTAGTTGGGGAAGGATGGTGGGATGCCAAAAAGAGTCGGCTATCTGTTGTTGCTTGCCGATTGTCTAACCTGAAGAACTCTCTGGCTAATGCTCAGGTTGGGGATTGTTCAGTTAGGTTGAGCTTGAGATTCAACACAATCTGGTCAATCAGAAACATGAGCATGATGTTGGGGCAAATTTGGAGTAACAAAACTGTGAATGAGTCAGGGTACTTTGAAAGGATTGCTTTTCAAAGTACCCAGAATGTTATGCTGGAGGTTCGGGGCTTCAAGTATGAGTATACTGAAACTGACAGAGCAAGAAGTTTATGCCAGAAAAAGAAGCCTGCTGGAAACAAGGGGGTAGCTTACCCAAATGGGTATTCTTCTGATATGCAATTCCACATGTCTGTTAAGAATTCCAAAGGTGTAATGGCATGGGGTTTTTCAGCCCCTTTCGTTGTGGATTATAGGCTTTATAAGCCATATCAGTATGCCATACCTCTGTCAATTAACTCAAAATCATCTGTGCCTGTCTCCAGATCAGTGCCAGCAAACAGAGTTGTTGAAGCAAATACTAGTAATAGCATCCCAATGAATATCAGCTACAAGATAAGCTTCACGCTAGAACCTGGAGTGGAATTTGAAGGTTTTGTCTCTTCTTTGAATTCATCCTCTCTAATGCATACACAAGTAGAAATTTCTGCAGAAGGGATTTATAATGCCAGAACAGGAGGCCTGTGTATGGTAGGCTGTAGAAAGTTAAGCTTAATGACTCGGCTGTCAACAAATGATTCAATGGACTGTGAAATTCTCGTGAATTTCCAGTTTCCTCCACTGAATTCAAAGAAAGGTTGTATCAAGGGAACCATCAAAAGCAGACGGGAAAAATCTGATCCTCTTTACTTTGAACATCTGGACTTGTCTTCCACTTCTTATACTGTTGTTGAAGCCAAACAATCCATTTGGAGGATGGATTTGGAGATCTTCATGGTTCTGATATCTAACACCCTTTCATGTGTCTTCCTGGGATTGCAACTCttttatgtgaaaaaccaaCCTGATGTGCTGCCTTCCATCTCTCTACTCATGCTCGTAATTCTTACTTTGGGCTACATGGTCCCTCTTGTCCTGAACTTTGAAGCCTTGTTCTTGCAGAATCATGCTAGACAGAATGTTTTGCTTGAGAGTGGTGGATGGCTTAAAGTGAATGAGGTGATTGTGAGGGTGGTCACAATGGTAGTTTTCCTGTTGCAGTTCCGTTTACTCCAGCTGACATGGTCAGCCAAATGTGGTGCCGAAAACCAAAAGGGCTTGTGGGTTGCTGAGAAGAATGCCCTGTATGTGTCTTTACCATCGTACATACTTGGATGCTTAATATCCTTGTCTCTCAACAGGACAAAGACCGAATATGTTGCTGTGAAGGGCCTGAAGTCATCATCAAGCCTTATCAGTTACCAGCAACATTCCCATTGGCAGGACTTGAGATCTTATGCTGGCTTGACCCTTGATGGTTTTCTTTTCCCTCAAATCATTCTCAACACGTTCATAAGCTCAAGAGATGAACCTCTTTCTCGTTGGTTTTATATGGGAACCACCCTTGTTCGATTGCTACCTCACGCATACGATCTTTACAGGGCTCATAACTATGTTAGCGGTTTCAATGGGTCATTCCTTTACGCAAATCCTGGTGCAGACTTCTACTCAACCTCTTGGGATGTCATTATTCCTTGCGTGGCGCTGCTGTTTGCTGCTATCATCTTCTTGCAGCAGAGATTTGGCGGTCGTTGCATCCTTCCTAGGAGATTTAAAGATTTGGAGGCATATGAGAAGGTGCCAGTGGCTAGCAGTGAGTAA